TGCTGAAGGGCGTCCTGCTGGAGACGGACGGCGTCGCGGCCGCGACCTACGACATGAACCCCGAGCAGTCCGGTGGCCAGACGGAGCCGGTACTGACGGTAAAATCCGAGTCCGACGACCCGCTCGACCTGCTCGCCGACGCCGCAGCGGCGATCACCGAGCGGACGGGCTCCCTGCGCGACGCCGTGCGGGCGGCCTGAACCGGG
Above is a window of Halorubrum depositum DNA encoding:
- a CDS encoding DNA-directed RNA polymerase subunit L, with amino-acid sequence MELRVIEKTDTELRIEIAGEDHTFMNVLKGVLLETDGVAAATYDMNPEQSGGQTEPVLTVKSESDDPLDLLADAAAAITERTGSLRDAVRAA